A single Macaca fascicularis isolate 582-1 chromosome 13, T2T-MFA8v1.1 DNA region contains:
- the QPCT gene encoding glutaminyl-peptide cyclotransferase isoform X3, with the protein MWRNDLQPLLIERYPGSPGSYAARQHIMQRIQRLQADWVLEIDTFLSQTPYGYRSFSNIISTLNPTAKRHLVLACHYDSKYFSHWDNRVFVGATDSAVPCAMMLELARALDKKLLSLKTVSDSKPHLSLQLIFFDGEEAFLHWSPQDSLYGSRHLAAKMASTPHPPGARGTSQLHGMDLLVLLDLIGAPNPMFPNFFPNSARWFERLQAIEHELHELGLLKDHSLERRYFQNYSYGGVIQDDHIPFLRRGVPILHLIPSPFPEVWHTMDDNEENLDESTIDNLNKILQVFVLEYLHL; encoded by the exons CACATCATGCAGCGAATTCAGAGGCTTCAGGCTGACTGGGTCTTGGAAATAGACACCTTCTTGAGTCAGACGCCCTATGGGTACCGGTCTTTCTCAAATATCATCAGCACCCTCAATCCCACTGCTAAACGACACTTGGTCCTCGCCTGCCACTATGACTCCAAGTATTTTTCCCATTGGGACAACAGAGTGTTTGTAGGAGCCACTGATTCAGCTGTGCCATGTGCAATGATGTTGGAACTCGCTCGTGCCTTAGACAAGAAACTCCTTTCCTTAAAG ACTGTTTCAGACTCTAAGCCACATTTGTCACTCCAGCTGATATTCTTTGATGGGGAAGAGGCTTTTCTTCACTGGTCTCCTCAAGATTCTCTCTATGGGTCTCGACACTTAGCTGCAAAGATGGCATCGACCCCGCACCCGCCTGGAGCGAGAGGCACCAGCCAACTGCATGGCATG gATTTATTGGTCTTATTGGATTTGATTGGAGCTCCAAATCCAATGTTTCCCAATTTTTTTCCGAACTCAGCCAGATGGTTTGAAAGACTTCAGGCAATTG AACATGAACTTCATGAATTGGGTTTGCTCAAGGATCACTCTTTGGAGAGGCGGTATTTCCAGAATTACAGTTATGGAGGTGTGATTCAGGATGACCATATTCCATTTTTAAGAAGAG GTGTTCCAATTCTGCATCTGATACCATCTCCTTTCCCTGAAGTCTGGCACACCATGGATGACAATGAAGAAAATTTGGATGAATCAACCATTGACAATCTAAACAAAATCCTACAAGTCTTTGTGTTGGAATATCTTCATTTGTAA